One Callithrix jacchus isolate 240 chromosome 4, calJac240_pri, whole genome shotgun sequence genomic window, aggtgggcagatcacctgaggtcaggagtttgagaatagcttggctaacatggtgaaaccccgtttctacaaattttttttgtattttctaaaaatacaaaaaaattaggcagccGCTGCCGCGCCGCCATCGCTCTCCAACACCAGCACCACCTCTCGCTCGCCGAGCTCCAGCCGAAGGAGAAGGGAAGTAAGTAAGGAGGTCTCTATACCATGGCTCCTACAAAGCAGACTGCCCTCAAATCTGCCGGTGGTAAAGCACCCAGGAAGCAACTGGCTGCAAAAGCCGCTCGCAAGAGTGCGCCCTCTACTGGAGGGGTGAAGAAACCTCATCGTTACAGGCCTGGTACTGTGGCACTCCGTGAAATTAGACGTTATCAGAAGTCCACTGAACTTCTGATTCGCAAACTTCCCTTCCAGCGTCTGGTGCGAGAAATTGCTCAGGACTTTAAAACAGGTCTGCGCTTCCAGAGCGCAGCTATTGGTGCTTTGCAGGAGGCAAGTGAGGCCTATCTGGTTGGCCTTTTTGAAGACACCAACCTTTGTGCTATCCATGCCAAACGTGTAACAATTATGCCAAAAGACATCCA contains:
- the LOC128931741 gene encoding histone H3.3A-like translates to MAPTKQTALKSAGGKAPRKQLAAKAARKSAPSTGGVKKPHRYRPGTVALREIRRYQKSTELLIRKLPFQRLVREIAQDFKTGLRFQSAAIGALQEASEAYLVGLFEDTNLCAIHAKRVTIMPKDIQLARHIRGERA